A genomic region of Colletotrichum destructivum chromosome 1, complete sequence contains the following coding sequences:
- a CDS encoding Putative tannase/feruloyl esterase, alpha/Beta hydrolase yields the protein MSSMFGEEMTAIEGKTVPAMGFGHSTDTPLLVIAESKVVYMKGVESPVRQEHCEWSHKQFLSRISCIMLSTLALALWLLPTRSFGSPSTNTSCDRLPDLANPALGTIATALIPANSLNVSGTFNSVAFCRVNGSVSYPEDNTVLFEVWLPEADSYNDRFLAVGNGGMAGRIDYAAMVENVNKGFATAGGDAGHRASDNNDGDAYPGGVHLPYLHDRNQVLAWIRDSVALFTPPAKGITGAYYQRAPRRTYYKGCSTGGAQGFALAEFHPELFDGIAAGCPGNWYSHLALSFLWNQQVTIGSAFLPQESLDLIRNAVLDECDLLDGVEDRVLENPLACDFDLDGLACEDPTSNTSTCLTPGQVAAAKEIYAGPRHSKTNVSLYPGFDLGSESEWMVQQGRLSFSFSLPLLQNMVFDDLSYNGTAFDWAADVDALDEKVGSLIDAISPNLTSFKMNGGKLLVTQGWADPFNAATWPIDHLDEVSRVTGGERQDWLSLFMIPGGGHCGGAATYPQVPSKQNSLEALVDWVEDGRAPAHLLGVDPADGSKTTRKICSWPRTAKYIGVNADDSDAYVCSD from the exons ATGTCCAGCATGTTTGGAGAGGAGATGACTGCGATTGAGGGGAAGACGGTACCGGCAATGGGCTTCGGCCACTCCACAGACACTCCTCTGCTAGTCATTGCCGAGTCCAAGGTGGTGTATATGAAGGGAGTCGAATCTCCTGTACGGCAAGAACATTGTGAATGGAGCCATAAACAATTTCTAAGCCGCATCAGCTGCATCATGTTATCCACACTGGCCCTAGCGTTATGGCTGTTGCCAACCCGAAGCTTTGGGTCTCCAAGCACCAATACTAGTTGCGACAGGCTGCCAGACCTGGCGAACCCGGCCCTCGGAACTATCGCAACAGCCTTGATACCAGCCAACTCCCTGAACGTGTCTGGAACATTCAACTCGGTCGCCTTCTGTCGTGTGAACGGAAGCGTGTCGTATCCAGAGGACAACACCGTCTTGTTTGAAGTATGGCTTCCCGAGGCGGATTCGTACAACGACAGATTCCTGGCAGTCG GCAACGGGGGCATGGCCGGCCGCATCGACTACGCAGCCATGGTGGAGAACGTCAACAAGGGCTTTGCGAccgcgggcggcgacgccggtcACCGGGCCTCggacaacaacgacggcgatgcttaccccggcggcgtccatcTGCCCTATCTCCACGACCGCAACCAGGTCCTCGCGTGGATCCGAGACTCAGTCGCGCTCTTCACTCCCCCGGCGAAAGGCATCACGGGCGCCTACTACCAGAGGGCACCCCGCCGCACTTACTACAAGGGTTGCTCTACCGGAGGCGCCCAGGGCTTCGCCTTGGCCGAGTTCCACCCCGAGCTGTTTGACGGTATAGCGGCGGGGTGCCCCGGGAACTGGTACTCTCATCTCGCCCTGTCGTTCCTCTGGAACCAGCAAGTCACAATT GGGTCGGCATTCCTGCCGCAAGAGTCACTAGATCTCATCAGGAACGCAGTTCTAGACGAGTGCGACCTTttggacggcgtcgaggaccgGGTTCTCGAGAATCCGCTAGCCTGCGACTttgacctcgacggcctggcgTGCGAGGACCCCACCTCCAACACGTCGACTTGCCTCACGCCAGGACAAGTCGCCGCAGCCAAGGAGATATATGCTGGTCCTCGACACTCAAAGACCAATGTCAGCCTCTATCCGGGCTTTGATCTGGGCAGCGAGTCGGAGTGGATGGTTCAGCAAGGCCGTCTCTCCTTTTCattctccctccctcttctccagaACATGGTTTTCGACGACTTGAGCTACAACGGCACCGCCTTTGACTGGGCGGCCGATGTGGACGCGTTGGACGAGAAGGTGGGCAGCTTGATTGACGCCATCAGTCCCAACCTCACGTCCTTCAAGATGAATGGAGGGAAACTTTTAGTTACCCAGGGCTGGGCTGATCCGTTCAACGCGGCGACGTGGCCCATCGATCACTTGGACGAGGTTTCTCGCGTGACGGGCGGCGAGCGACAAGATTGGTTGTCATTGTTCATGATCCCTG GTGGTGGACACTGTGGCGGCGCGGCAACCTATCCCCAGGTTCCCTCGAAGCAAAACTCTCTGGAAGCCCTCGTCGACTGGGTTGAGGACGGACGAGCTCCCGCGCATCTACTCGGAGTTGACCCCGCGGATGGAAGCAAGACGACCAGGAAGATCTGCTCGTGGCCTCGTACGGCGAAGTACATTGGGGTTAATGCGGATGATTCGGATGCTTACGTCTGCTCAGATTAG
- a CDS encoding Putative Zinc finger, CCCH-type encodes MEHLEDLNQFVQQLDNFRRNDIARDQMIQDLLVRHGQLQALYREKCDDYSNEVESRRMWQTKANNLVREVASLNKANESNPFVFVIIDGDGAVFQEALLRRGAEGGAEAGYLLWTEIKTYVTDAYPEAASEDWNIIVQVVLNVDGLAKKLHASGIAPNTAADRTLLEFARGFGRAQPLFSFVDVGAGKESADHKIREMLRVMVRVTQCRHVFFGPCHDNGYLPVLEPYRLDHKVAKKFTLIETTPAEEGFKQLNFHRISFKSVFMSEKLPDRVQRPVVANMSPPPLAPTAPAAAAAKPPAGMFHTNSANNGASLKTAAAAATAVENPQPPRSTSSPLSNGSAPHTPTSWSIVGKAPAASKTIDISSAKKTPARKYYLMNKDSQRIDEPLPRTDPVAEKRFKDRMMKEGNLCNNYHLSNTCKNPECPYVHGEKLSPGELLVLKQKSRGIPCGMGSDCVDINCSLGHHCRWLRDCNFSYCRFEGYHDIDNKPRVKVFDDGSMKIIDKL; translated from the exons ATGGAGCACCTAGAGGATCTAAACCAGTTCGTCCAGCAGCTGGATAACTTCCGTCGCAATGACATCGCTCGCGACCAAATGATTCAG gacctcctcgtccgacacGGCCAGCTTCAGGCGCTATATCGCGAGAAATGCGACGATTACAGTAACGAGGTCGAATCTCGCCGCATGTGGCAGACCAAGGCCAATAATCTGGTCCGAGAAGTAGCTTCTCTTAACAAGGCTAac GAGTCTAATCCGTTCGTTTTTGTGATTattgacggcgacggcgccgtcttccaggAGGCCCTGCTCAGAagaggcgccgagggcggcgccgaggccggatACCTGCTGTGGACCGAGATTAAAACCTACGTTACCGACGCCTACcccgaggccgccagcgAGGACTGGAACATCATCGTGCAGGTCGTCCTCAACGTCGACGGGctcgccaagaagctccACGCCTCCGGCATCGCccccaacaccgccgccgaccgcaCCCTGCTCGAGTTCGCCCGCGGCTTCGGCCGCGCCCAGCCCCTCTTCAGCTTCgttgacgtcggcgccggcaaggagTCCGCCGACCACAAGATCCGCGAGATGCTGCGCGTCATGGTCCGCGTCACCCAGTGCCGCCACGTCTTCTTTGGCCCCTGCCACGACAACGGCTACCTGCCCGTCCTCGAGCCCTACCGCCTCGACCACAAGGTCGCCAAGAAGTTCACCCTCATCGAGACCaccccggccgaggagggcttCAAGCAGCTTAACTTCCACAGGATCAGCTTTAAGTCCGTATTCATGTCCGAGAAGCTGCCGGACAGGGTCCAGCGCCCGGTAGTCGCCAACATgtcaccgccgcccctcgCTCCCaccgccccggccgccgccgctgctaAACCACCCGCCGGCATGTTCCATACCAACTCGGCCAACAACGGCGCCTCTCTCAAaaccgccgctgccgctgccaccgccgtcgagaacCCGCAGCCTCCGCGTTCGACTAGCAGCCCGCTCTCCAACGGCAGTGCTCCGCACACGCCTACTTCGTGGTCCATTGTTGGCAaggcgccggccgcctccaAGACGATCGACATCTCGTCCGCCAAGAAGACCCCGGCCCGCAAGTACTATCTCATGAACAAGGACAGCCAGCGCATAGACGAGCCTCTGCCCCGCACCgaccccgtcgccgagaagcggTTCAAGGACCGCATGATGAAGGAAGGCAACCTCTGCAACAATTACCACCTCAGCAACACGTGCAAGAACCCAGAGTGCCCCTACGTCCATGGCGAGAAGCTGAGCCCGGGAGAGCTGCTCGTTCTGAAGCAGAAG TCCCGCGGTATACCGTGCGGCATGGGCTCGGATTGCGTCGACATAAACTGCTCCCTAGGACACCACTGCCGATGGCTCCGCGACTGTAACTTCAGCTATTGCCGCTTCGAGGGCTACCATGACATTGATAAC AAACCACGCGTTAAGGTCTTTGACGATGGAAGCATGAAAATCATCGACAAGCTCTAA
- a CDS encoding Putative auxiliary Activity family 9 — translation MKATYVLSAVLGLASSASAHYTFDKLVLNGALQGGDNTYVRKHQNGYMPTKFKNTPSGSITPNDADFSCNKGATAAPKVITVKAGDKVGLKQAFGGTGMLHPGPTQFYMSPVSNAASDKGTGTWYKVHQSLLCTAGNPESLRSKAWCSYGEDNVSFIVPATVPNGQYLVRGEHIGLHGAHDGQAEFYYACAQVEVAGNSATSMPGTGVKIPGVYKQADGPVNFSVWGRSTSYDKAPGPDVIPGGTIRGSASGSSGDKSTTVAGGSSASSAGSSKAAVPEASGTPNC, via the coding sequence ATGAAGGCAACTTACGTTctctccgccgtcctcggcctggcgtcctcggcctccgcccacTACACCTTTGACAAGctcgtcctcaacggcgctctccagggcggcgacaacACCTATGTGCGGAAGCACCAGAACGGCTACATGCCCACCAAGTTCAAGAACACGCCCTCGGGCTCCATCACGCCCAACGACGCCGACTTCTCCTGCAACAAGGGCGCGACGGCCGCCCCCAAGGTGATcaccgtcaaggccggcgacaagGTCGGTCTCAAGCAGGCCttcggcggcaccggcatgCTCCACCCCGGCCCCACCCAGTTCTACATGAGCCCCGTGAGCAACGCCGCCTCCGACAAGGGCACCGGGACCTGGTACAAGGTCCACCAGTCCCTGCTCTGCACCGCCGGCAACCCGGAATCCCTCCGCTCCAAGGCCTGGTGCAGCTACGGCGAGGACAACGTCTCCTTCATCGTGCCCGCGACGGTCCCCAACGGCCAGTACCTCGTCCGCGGCGAGCACATCGGTCTGCACGGCGCCCACGACGGCCAGGCCGAGTTCTACTACGCCTGCGCCcaggtcgaggtcgccggAAACTCGGCCACCAGCATgcccggcaccggcgtcAAGATCCCCGGTGTTTAcaagcaggccgacggcCCCGTCAACTTCAGCGTCTGGGGCCGCTCGACCTCGTACGACAAAGCTCCCGGCCCCGATGTCATCCCTGGCGGCACCATTCGCGGCAGCGCCAGCGGTTCTTCCGGTGACAAGTCTACCACTGTtgccggcggcagctccgcctcgtccgcggGGTCGTCCAAGGCTGCTGTTCCCGAGGCGTCCGGTACTCCGAACTGCTAA
- a CDS encoding Putative 2-amino-3-carboxymuconate-6-semialdehyde decarboxylase, metal-dependent hydrolase — protein MLGKIALEEAYEMTGQEAKSQREAALYINPSDRERYMRQISDINDERVRLSDAHGIGYTIVSLTVPGIQGIADPAEAERRATEVNDWAHAQIKDHRDRLGAFACLSMHDPAQAGRELTRCVRDLGFHGALLCDFQHAGDGGETYKFYDQPEYDAFWRVVCDLDVPVYIHPAAPADVVLDKLYAQRKYLIGPPLSFANGVSLHLMGLISNGVFDRFPGLKVIVGHLGEKLPFDFWRINHWFEDVKKPIARAEGGSNGSGGMCEKTIYDYFRRNIWVTTSGHFSTPTLRYVVDEIGADRVLFSVDYPYETIEACSAWWDGRAEEVKEAVGGVDNYRKIGRDNARDLLKLGKFHDSEAPVS, from the coding sequence ATGCTCGGAAAGATCGCTCTCGAGGAGGCCTACGAGATGACCGGCCAAGAGGCCAAGTCCCAGCGCGAGGCCGCCCTCTATATCAACCCCAGCGACCGCGAGCGCTACATGCGCCAGATCAGCGACATCAACGACGAGCGCGTCCGGCTCTCGGACGCCCACGGCATTGGCTACACCATCGTCTCCCTCACCGTCCCGGGCATCCAGGGCATCGCCGAccccgccgaggccgagcgcCGCGCCACCGAGGTCAACGACTGGGCCCACGCCCAGATCAAGGACCACCGCGACCGgctcggcgccttcgcctGCCTGTCCATGCACGACCCGGCCCAGGCCGGCCGCGAGCTGACGCGCTGCGTCCGCGACCTCGGCTTCCACGGCGCCCTGCTCTGCGACTTCCagcacgccggcgacggcggcgagacgtACAAGTTCTACGACCAGCCCGAGTACGACGCCTTCTGGCGCGTCGTCtgcgacctcgacgtccccGTCTACATCCACccggccgcgcccgccgacgtcgtcctcgacaagctctaCGCGCAGCGCAAGTACCTCATCGGCCCGCCCCTGTCCTTCGCCAACGGCGTCAGCCTGCACCTCATGGGCCTCATCTCCAACGGTGTCTTCGACCGCTTCCCGGGCCTCaaggtcatcgtcggccaccTGGGCGAGAAGCTCCCCTTTGACTTTTGGCGCATCAACCACTGGttcgaggacgtcaagaagcCCATCGCCCGCGCggagggcggcagcaacgGGAGCGGCGGCATGTGCGAGAAGACCATCTACGACTACTTCCGCCGCAACATCTGGGTCACGACCTCGGGCCACTTCTCCACGCCGACGCTCCGctacgtcgtcgacgagatcggCGCCGACCGCGTCCTGTTCTCCGTCGACTACCCCTACGAGACCATCGAGGCCTGCTCCGCCTGGTGGGACGGCCgggccgaggaggtcaaggaggccgtcggcggcgtcgacaacTACCGCAAGATCGGCCGCGACAACGCCAGGGACCTGCTGAAGCTGGGCAAGTTCCACGACTCTGAAGCTCCCGTTTCGTAA
- a CDS encoding uncharacterized protein (Putative zn(2)Cys(6) fungal-type DNA-binding domain, transcription factor domain, fungi) codes for MQPPTHPRFCGLVVPSLPSTKPTMSSAPVFVPPRKRRKTQLACNPCRARKSGCDGARPVCSPCRSKGWQQQCTYQESVLHASSRPSISELQRRLERLEGSPAPQATIQSKSTLTVPGPDGSETVRDPPPARTGVVGSVDPRDIGPIRQQAENAPRNTSQLNGSPSHTDDETIYGLSSNISFLRQVTQVADPKKSASKSPNEPNDEAEEGASTVLGFSAIQPKSPDPLPGPVMLPERWLADSLIQSFMEFVHPVFPILHRPSFASSYEALWQPARDRDPKRELKDVLFNATLSIVLALGSQRTDQVSVVEQVRLADKFYMQSVRLVSVDTLDHSSLQVVQLLLLRGLYLHYTQYADRCWNTVGVALRVAQGLGLHAQSDKATGENQLKREMRRRVWHCCLTLDRLTATTFGRPVLLSRQYSVPTPATIDDEHLAETTAGVQPSDRPSYLAFFVRSLGLFDVLNEILAKFYSDGDYALERRAEYLNDVLQLSSKLDDLSASMPDYLREDADLSHLDEEISSCLQMQANIIKSRVLWIRLLLLRPLLLAEARKGNRSRLAAVPGSSNLGESLGHAANMLCVATAHSVLQELYEKLGSARQNSPWHVLLFTFAAASTLVVATLCPDLGVDFDTEPTRTSWDRALHIFEFHKRHVSSAERGIEVLQKFRESVAAVSRQEAPSGPAEANHVTHPEQGDLLMPFGSVPGLSQTPVAQDFGDFLSSDLLNESWFNTQGIDFSNWALFP; via the exons ATGcaaccacccacccaccccagATTCTGCGGCCTCGTTGTTCCCAGTCTGCCAAGCACGAAACCAACCatgtcgtcggcgcccgTGTTTGTGCCGCCTAGGAAGCGTAGAAAGACGCAGCTCGCCTGTAACCCGTGCCGCGCCCGCAAGTCTGGCTGCGACGGGGCGCGTCCGGTGTGCTCTCCGTGCCGGTCCAAGGgctggcagcagcagtgcACGTATCAAGAATCGGTCTTGCACGCGTCGTCCAGACC ATCAATATCGGAGCTTCAACGGAGATTGGAGCGCCTCGAGGGCTCACCTGCGCCTCAAGCTACCATTCAATCCAAGAGCACTTTGACGGTGCCAGGTCCGGATGGTTCAGAGACCGTCCGTgacccgccgccggctcgcaCCGGAGTCGTAGGCAGCGTTGATCCGAGGGATATTGGGCCAATCCGACAACAGGCCGAGAATGCTCCAAGAAACACATCCCAGCTGAACGGCTCACCGTCTCACACGGACGATGAAACCATTTACGGTCTGTCATCAAACATTTCGTTCCTCCGACAAGTGACGCAGGTCGCCGACCCGAAGAAATCTGCCAGCAAAAGCCCAAATGAACCCAACGACGAAGCAGAGGAGGGGGCCTCTaccgtcctcggcttctccGCGATACAGCCGAAAAGCCCCGATCCTTTACCGGGACCCGTAATGCTGCCGGAACGATGGCTCGCCGACAGCTTGATCCAGTCCTTCATGGAGTTTGTCCACCCAGTCTTCCCGATCCTCCACCGCCCGTCCTTCGCCTCCTCATACGAGGCCCTGTGGCAGCCGGCCAGAGACCGCGACCCCAAGCGAGAGTTGAAAGATGTGCTTTTCAACGCAACTTTGAGCATAGTTCTGGCCCTGGGATCCCAACGGACAGATCAGGTGTCGGTAGTGGAGCAGGTTCGCCTGGCGGACAAGTTCTATATGCAGTCCGTGAGGCTCGTCTCGGTCGACACGCTGGACCATTCGTCGCTGCAGGTCGTGCAGCTGCTACTGCTGAGAGGACTCTATCTGCACTACACGCAGTACGCGGATCGATGCTGGAATACCGTGGGCGTGGCTTTGCGAGTCGCACAGGGTCTTGGGCTGCATGCGCAGAGTGACAAGGCCACCGGGGAGAACCAGCTCAAGAGGGAGATGAGAAGGCGAGTCTGGCACTGTTGTTTGACTCTGGACCG CCTTACAGCAACCACATTTGGGAGGCCTGTTCTCCTCTCTCGTCAATATTCCGTCCCGACGCCAGCGACGATAGATGACGAGCACCTGGCGGAGACGACCGCAGGCGTGCAGCCGTCTGACAGACCATCGTACCTGGCCTTTTTCGTTCGCTCCTTGGGATTGTTCGATGTCCTGAACGAGATTCTGGCCAAGTTTTACTCCGACGGCGACTATGCGCTGGAGCGAAGAGCCGAGTATCTCAACGATGTCCTCCAGCTCTCGTCGAAGTTGGATGATCTGAGTGCCTCTATGCCCGACTATTTGAGAGAAGACGCAGACCTCTCGCATCTTGACGAAGAGATCAGTAGCTGCCTGCAGATGCAGGCGAACATCATCAAGTCCAG GGTTCTCTGGATCAGACTTCTGCTTCTGCGCCCGTTGCTTCTCGCCGAAGCACGAAAAGGAAACCGCTCGAGATTGGCTGCTGTTCCTGGCTCATCGAACCTCGGAGAAAGCCTCGGCCACGCCGCTAACATGCTCTGCGTCGCAACGGCCCACAGCGTGCTCCAGGAGCTGTACGAGAAGCTGGGTAGTGCCAGGCAGAACTCCCCGTGGCATGTGCTGCTTT TCACGTtcgccgcggcctcgacgttggtTGTGGCTACGCTGTGTCCCGACCTCGGGGTCGACTTCGACacggagccgacgaggacgtcgtggGATCGGGCCCTGCACATATTCGAATTTCACAAGAGGCACGTCAGCTCCGCAGAGAGGGGCATCGAGGTTTTGCAGAAGTTCCGCGAGTCGGTTGCCGCTGTTTCGCGACAGGAGGCGCCGAGCGGCCCAGCAG AAGCCAACCATGTCACCCACCCTGAACAGGGCGATCTCCTCATGCCGTTCGGATCTGTCCCTGGCTTGAGCCAGACGCCCGTGGCGCAGGACTTTGGCGATTTCCTAAGCTCGGATTTGCTCAACGAAAGCTGGTTCAACACACAGGGCATAGACTTTAGCAACTGGGCACTCTTCCCATGA